A window of Saccopteryx leptura isolate mSacLep1 chromosome 5, mSacLep1_pri_phased_curated, whole genome shotgun sequence contains these coding sequences:
- the NET1 gene encoding neuroepithelial cell-transforming gene 1 protein isoform X2: protein MVAHDEIGGLLPIKRTIRVLDVNNQPFREPEEPSNKRVRPLARVTSLANLISPVRNGAVRRFGQTIQSFTLRGDSRSPASAQKSSSRSTIPTPAKRRSSVLWSEMLDVSMKESLTTKEIKRQEAIYEMSRGEQDLIEDLKLARKAYHDPMLKLSIMSEEELTQIFGDLDAYIPLHEDLLARLGEATKPDGTVEQIGHILVNWLPGLNAYKGYCSNQLAAKALLDQKKQDPRVQDFLQRCLESPFSRKLDLWSFLDIPRSRLVKYPLLLKEILRHTPKDHPDVQLLEEAILIIQGVLSDINLKKGESECQYYIDKLEYLDEKQKDPRIEASKVLLCHGELKNKNGHKLYIFLFQDILVLTRPVTRNERHSYQVYRQPIPVQELVLEDLQDGDVRMGGSFRGAFSNSDKAKNIFRVRFQDPSPGQSHTLQANDVFHKQQWFNCIRTAIAPFQQATSPGELQGLPELHEEYEENNPSAGNIRADRRASMVSSVTQVKVDGDVSECGSPADTADNIKSVKAHQTQSGFRKPRDKAQFSGKRKETLV from the exons ATGGTGGCGCATGATGAGATTGGAGGTCTCCTACCTATTAAAAGGACTATACGAGTCCTAGATGTGAATAATCAGCCCTTCAGAGAACCAGAG GAGCCAAGCAATAAAAGAGTTCGACCTCTAGCTCGGGTCACATCCTTGGCAAATTTAATCTCTCCTGTAAGAAATGGAGCAGTCAGACGTTTTGGTCAAACAATACAG tcattTACCCTTCGTGGTGACAGCAGATCTCCAGCTTCTGCCCAGAAGTCATCGAGCAGATCAACAATCCCAACACCTGCCAAAAGGAGAAGTAGTGTACTATGGTCAGAGATGTTAGACGTTAGTATGAAGGAGTCTTTAACTACCAAAGAAATCAAACGTCAGGAG GCAATATATGAAATGTCCCGAGGTGAACAGGATTTAATTGAGGATCTCAAGCTTGCAAGAAAG GCCTACCATGACCCCATGTTAAAGTTGTCTATTATGTCAGAAGAAGAACTAACACAAATATTTGGTGATTTGGATGCTTATATACCTCTGCATGAAG ATTTGTTGGCAAGATTAGGAGAAGCAACCAAACCTGATGGAACAGTAGAGCAGATTGGTCATATTCTTGTGAACTGG TTGCCAGGTTTGAATGCTTACAAAGGCTACTGTAGTAACCAGCTGGCAGCCAAAGCTCTTCTTGATCAGAAGAAACAAGATCCAAGAGTTCAAGACTTTCTCCAGCGATGTCTTGAGTCTCCCTTCAGTCGAAAACTAGATCTTTGGAGCTTCCTAGATATTCCTCGAAGTCGCCTAGTCAAATACCCTTTACTGTTAAAAGAAATTCTTAGACACACTCCAAAAGATCACCCTGATGTTCAGCTTCTGGAAGAAGCT ATACTGATAATACAAGGAGTTCTCTCTGATATCAACTTGAAGAAAGGTGAATCAGAATGCCAATATTACATTGACAAACTGGAGTATCTAGATGAAAAGCAGAAGGATCCTAGAATTGAAGCAAGCAAAGTATTACTTTGCCACGGGGAACTGAAGAACAAAAATGGACAT AAACTTTACATTTTCCTGTTTCAAGACATCTTGGTTTTGACCCGGCCTGTTACACGAAATGAGCGACACTCCTACCAGGTGTACCGGCAGCCGATCCCAGTCCAAGAGCTGGTCTTGGAAGACCTGCAGGATGGAGATGTGAGAATGGGAGGGTCCTTTAGAGGGGCTTTCAGCAACTCAGATAAAG ctaAAAATATCTTTAGAGTTCGCTTCCAAGATCCCTCTCCAGGCCAGTCACACACTCTACAAGCAAATGATGTCTTCCACAAGCAGCAGTGGTTCAACTGCATTCGTACTGCTATTGCCCCTTTTCAGCAGGCCACCAGTCCAGGCGAGCTGCAGGGTTTGCCCGAGCTCCATGAGGAGTATGAGGAGAACAACCCCTCCGCCGGGAACATCAGGGCTGACAGAAGGGCGTCCATGGTATCCAGTGTGACTCAGGTCAAAGTTGATGGAGATGTTTCTGAATGTGGGTCCCCGGCAGACACAGCAGACAACATTAAGAGTGTCAAAGCACACCAAACACAATCTGGCTTCCGAAAACCAAGGGACAAAGCCCAGTTCAGTGGCAAACGGAAAGAGACTTTGGTATAA